A window from Alphaproteobacteria bacterium encodes these proteins:
- a CDS encoding penicillin-binding protein 1A — MRFFIRLFLFLTVLGLFGAALAGGGAVYALWHYGRALPDYKQLADYAPPTVTRLHAGDGRLIAEYATERRVFVPVAAMPRLVVNAFIAAEDQNFYSHPGIDFVALVRAVVTNIVNYANNRRPVGASTITQQVAKNFLLTNEVSLERKVKEAILAFRIERALSKDRILELYLNEIYLGYGSYGVAAAALNYFNKSMDELTTAEAAYLAALPKAPNNYHPIRRADAARDRRNWVIGRMLEEGFITAEAAANARIERLAVMSREATQFVQADFFVEEVRRELIERYGESGLYEGGLSVRTTLNSHLQNIADDVLRSGLIEYDRRHGWRGPLTTRDPGADWLGRLRDVTPPVSIGSWRMAMVRAVDAKGAEIGLADASKGIIPLSELTWARPWQEGQKLGPSVKRPADVLAPGDVILVEALPPEKGKDGEEQPLPHGASGRYGLRQIPDIQGGIVALDPHTGRVLALSGGYDFAASEFNRATQAQRQTGSAFKPFIYLAALEKGYKPTTRILDAPFVMDQGPGLGKWKPANYSNQFYGPSPMRLGLEKSRNLMTVRLARAIGMDTVSDYAQRFRIVDNMPEHLSMALGAAETTLLRLTTAYAMLVNGGKRITPTFIDRIQDRNGRTTFRHDVRPCDACTGLSWAGQSSPRLPDLRERVAGAAASYQIVSMLEGVVERGTARRVSAVGKPLAGKTGTTNDEMDSWFVGFSPDLAVGVFAGFDNPRPLGRQETGSAIAAPIFRDFMARALEDKPAIPFRVPPDIRLVRIDLDSGRPARPGDKHVILEAFRSDNAVEDGVEVIDGSDGAYGLYDPGISDVGGKY, encoded by the coding sequence ATGCGCTTTTTTATCAGACTGTTTCTGTTCCTGACCGTCCTGGGGCTGTTCGGCGCCGCCCTGGCCGGCGGCGGCGCCGTCTATGCCTTGTGGCATTACGGGCGCGCCCTGCCTGACTACAAGCAGCTTGCGGATTACGCGCCGCCGACGGTAACCCGCCTGCATGCGGGCGATGGCAGGCTGATTGCGGAATATGCGACGGAGCGGCGGGTATTCGTGCCGGTTGCCGCCATGCCGCGGCTGGTCGTCAACGCCTTCATCGCCGCGGAAGACCAGAATTTCTACTCGCATCCGGGCATCGATTTCGTCGCGCTGGTGCGGGCAGTCGTTACCAATATCGTCAACTACGCCAACAACCGCCGGCCTGTCGGCGCCTCTACCATCACGCAGCAGGTGGCGAAGAATTTCCTGCTCACCAACGAGGTTTCGCTGGAACGGAAAGTGAAGGAGGCGATCCTGGCCTTCCGTATCGAACGCGCGCTGTCCAAGGACCGTATTCTCGAGCTCTATCTGAACGAAATCTATCTCGGTTACGGGTCCTATGGCGTTGCCGCGGCGGCGTTGAATTATTTCAACAAGTCCATGGACGAATTGACCACGGCGGAAGCCGCGTATCTGGCCGCGCTGCCAAAGGCGCCGAACAATTACCACCCGATACGCAGGGCCGACGCGGCCCGCGACCGGCGTAACTGGGTGATCGGCCGCATGCTGGAAGAGGGTTTTATCACTGCGGAGGCGGCGGCGAACGCGCGTATCGAGCGGCTCGCGGTCATGTCACGGGAGGCGACGCAGTTCGTCCAGGCCGATTTTTTCGTGGAGGAAGTTCGCCGGGAACTGATCGAGCGCTATGGGGAGTCGGGCCTTTATGAAGGCGGGCTTTCGGTTCGCACGACGCTGAATTCCCATTTGCAGAACATCGCCGACGATGTGTTGCGCAGCGGCCTGATCGAATATGATCGCCGGCATGGCTGGCGGGGGCCACTGACGACGCGGGACCCGGGCGCCGACTGGCTGGGCCGCTTGCGGGACGTGACGCCGCCGGTGAGCATCGGCTCCTGGCGGATGGCCATGGTGCGCGCAGTGGATGCGAAAGGCGCCGAAATCGGCCTCGCGGATGCGTCCAAGGGCATCATTCCCCTGTCGGAACTGACCTGGGCCCGTCCCTGGCAGGAAGGCCAGAAGCTGGGGCCAAGCGTCAAGCGACCCGCCGATGTACTGGCGCCTGGCGACGTGATCCTGGTTGAAGCGCTGCCGCCCGAAAAAGGCAAGGACGGGGAGGAACAACCGCTGCCCCATGGTGCGTCTGGCCGCTATGGCCTGCGCCAGATCCCCGATATCCAGGGCGGTATCGTGGCGCTGGATCCCCACACCGGCAGGGTTTTGGCGCTGTCGGGCGGCTACGATTTTGCCGCCAGCGAATTCAATCGCGCCACCCAGGCGCAGCGCCAGACCGGTTCCGCCTTCAAACCATTCATTTATCTGGCGGCGCTGGAAAAAGGCTACAAGCCGACCACGCGCATCCTGGACGCGCCCTTCGTCATGGATCAGGGGCCGGGCCTTGGCAAATGGAAGCCGGCAAACTATTCGAACCAGTTCTACGGCCCCAGCCCGATGCGGCTGGGTCTCGAAAAATCACGGAACCTCATGACGGTTCGACTGGCGCGGGCGATCGGAATGGATACCGTTTCGGATTACGCGCAGCGGTTCAGGATCGTCGACAACATGCCTGAACATCTGTCCATGGCGCTGGGCGCGGCCGAAACGACGCTGCTGCGGCTGACCACCGCCTATGCGATGCTGGTCAATGGCGGCAAGCGGATTACGCCAACCTTCATCGACCGTATTCAGGATCGCAACGGCCGCACGACATTCCGGCACGACGTTCGCCCCTGCGACGCTTGCACCGGATTAAGCTGGGCGGGGCAGTCTTCGCCACGGTTGCCCGATTTGCGTGAGCGCGTGGCGGGCGCCGCCGCATCGTATCAGATCGTTTCCATGCTCGAAGGCGTGGTCGAACGCGGGACGGCGCGGCGGGTGAGCGCGGTCGGCAAGCCGCTGGCGGGCAAGACCGGCACCACGAACGATGAAATGGACAGCTGGTTCGTCGGCTTTTCGCCGGACCTGGCGGTTGGTGTCTTCGCCGGATTCGACAACCCGCGTCCGCTGGGTCGCCAGGAAACGGGCTCGGCAATCGCGGCGCCGATCTTTCGCGATTTCATGGCCAGGGCACTGGAGGACAAACCGGCCATTCCGTTCCGGGTGCCGCCGGACATCCGGCTTGTCCGCATCGATCTGGACAGCGGAAGACCCGCCCGGCCAGGCGACAAGCATGTCATTCTGGAGGCTTTCCGGTCCGATAACGCAGTGGAAGACGGCGTCGAGGTTATCGACGGCTCCGACGGCGCATAT